The proteins below come from a single Acidobacteriota bacterium genomic window:
- the purQ gene encoding phosphoribosylformylglycinamidine synthase subunit PurQ: protein MKFGVVIFPGSNCDHDAYHVISKVIGQPVDFIWHKDTDVTSFDAIILPGGFSYGDYLRTGAIARFSPVMNSIKEFASGGGLVIGICNGFQILCEAGLLPGALLRNRSLKYICEHVNLRVEQVNTPFTTDCSAGQILSVPIAHGEGNYFCDPATLAELEGEGRVIFRYCDATGNITDAANPNGSLNGIAGICNRERNVLGMMPHPERAAESALGSNDGRVIFRSMADSLREMLKQHA, encoded by the coding sequence ATGAAATTCGGCGTAGTCATCTTTCCCGGATCGAATTGCGATCACGACGCCTATCACGTCATCAGCAAGGTCATCGGCCAACCCGTAGATTTCATCTGGCACAAAGACACCGACGTAACCTCGTTTGACGCGATCATTTTGCCCGGCGGCTTCTCTTACGGCGATTACCTGCGCACGGGCGCCATCGCGCGTTTCTCGCCCGTGATGAATTCGATCAAGGAATTCGCCAGCGGCGGCGGCCTGGTCATCGGCATCTGTAACGGCTTTCAAATCCTGTGTGAAGCCGGCCTGCTGCCCGGTGCGTTGTTACGCAATCGCAGCCTGAAATACATCTGCGAGCACGTCAATCTGCGCGTCGAACAGGTCAATACGCCCTTCACCACTGATTGCAGCGCCGGCCAAATCCTGAGCGTGCCGATTGCGCACGGCGAAGGCAATTACTTTTGCGATCCGGCCACGCTGGCCGAACTTGAAGGCGAGGGCCGCGTGATCTTTCGATATTGCGACGCCACCGGCAATATCACTGACGCCGCCAATCCGAACGGTTCACTCAACGGCATCGCTGGCATCTGCAACCGCGAACGCAATGTGCTGGGCATGATGCCGCACCCTGAACGCGCGGCGGAAAGCGCCCTGGGCAGCAACGATGGGCGCGTCATCTTCCGTTCGATGGCCGACAGCTTGCGCGAAATGCTGAAGCAACACGCTTAA
- a CDS encoding alpha/beta fold hydrolase, whose protein sequence is MGAKPSSPNFTTRRLRHSQTLLGQALLVLLLLFALATSACLKATKPTLPKVFPAPQQLAPKNKPPLIIIPGILGTELVNQKTQQRLWPELFPADRDALLLPIASANLRENRDDIAATRVIEQADLGKLVPQIGVYAGLLQALENYAGYKRGDIDNPANDGGRDTFYLFAYDWRRDNVEAAQLLAEKLAKLKAKLNQPELRFDVIAHSMGGLIARYYAMYGGRDVLSDPMSEPDWAGLQHINRLILIGTPNAGSFDAFRSLLQGYSVTEANHTRVALFRGLHQRMIFTVPSVYQLLPRNTGARFFNEKLERLPLDLYDAEIWRQQHWSAAFDPVIQTRERKDFAKKRGLAAGELAAKELAERRALFMAAALARARAFQHALDAHNTNSVNLPLYLIGGDCEPTIAGAFLIQENGVPITLFWPNKALGNRQQRRRAIDLIFLPGDGRVTRQSLLGLTLEPEASEPFLRAMKATPQQTLFNCDVHGDLPLNLIIQNNLLTLLLGNQY, encoded by the coding sequence ATGGGGGCCAAACCGTCGAGTCCAAATTTTACCACCCGCCGATTACGCCACAGCCAGACGCTGCTGGGCCAGGCATTGTTGGTCTTGCTGCTGCTGTTCGCACTGGCCACGTCCGCCTGCTTGAAAGCGACCAAACCGACGCTGCCTAAAGTCTTCCCCGCGCCGCAACAACTCGCGCCCAAAAACAAACCGCCGCTCATCATCATCCCCGGCATTCTGGGCACCGAACTGGTCAACCAAAAGACGCAACAACGCCTCTGGCCGGAGTTGTTCCCGGCTGACCGCGACGCATTGTTGCTGCCGATTGCGTCGGCCAACTTGCGCGAGAACCGTGACGACATTGCGGCAACGCGCGTGATCGAGCAGGCCGACCTGGGCAAGTTGGTTCCGCAAATCGGCGTGTATGCCGGCTTGCTGCAAGCTTTGGAAAATTACGCCGGATACAAACGCGGCGACATTGATAACCCGGCCAACGACGGCGGCCGCGATACGTTTTACCTGTTTGCCTACGATTGGCGGCGCGACAACGTCGAAGCGGCGCAATTGCTGGCCGAAAAGCTCGCCAAGCTGAAAGCCAAACTGAATCAGCCGGAACTGCGCTTCGATGTGATTGCGCATTCGATGGGCGGGTTGATCGCGCGCTATTACGCGATGTATGGCGGGCGCGATGTGCTGAGCGACCCGATGTCCGAACCCGATTGGGCCGGGCTGCAACACATCAACCGGCTGATTTTGATCGGCACGCCCAACGCGGGTTCCTTCGACGCCTTTCGCTCGTTACTCCAAGGCTATTCCGTCACCGAAGCCAATCACACGCGCGTGGCGCTCTTTCGCGGCTTGCACCAGCGGATGATCTTCACGGTACCGTCAGTCTACCAACTGTTGCCGCGCAACACCGGCGCGCGTTTTTTCAACGAGAAGCTGGAACGCTTGCCGCTCGATCTTTACGACGCCGAGATCTGGCGGCAACAGCACTGGTCGGCGGCGTTCGACCCGGTAATTCAAACCCGCGAGCGCAAAGACTTCGCGAAGAAGCGGGGTTTGGCAGCCGGGGAGTTAGCAGCGAAAGAATTGGCCGAGCGGCGCGCGCTGTTTATGGCCGCCGCGCTGGCGCGGGCCCGCGCTTTTCAACACGCGCTGGACGCACACAATACGAACTCCGTCAATTTGCCGCTCTATCTGATCGGCGGCGATTGCGAACCGACCATCGCCGGAGCGTTTTTGATCCAGGAAAACGGCGTGCCCATAACGCTATTCTGGCCCAACAAAGCGCTCGGCAATCGCCAGCAACGCCGTCGCGCCATAGACCTCATCTTCTTGCCCGGCGATGGGCGCGTCACGCGGCAAAGCCTGCTCGGCCTGACGCTGGAACCGGAAGCGAGTGAGCCGTTCTTGCGGGCGATGAAAGCGACGCCGCAACAAACGCTATTCAATTGCGACGTACACGGCGACCTGCCGCTCAATCTGATTATTCAAAACAATCTGCTGACGTTGTTGCTGGGGAATCAGTACTGA
- a CDS encoding isoprenylcysteine carboxylmethyltransferase family protein, with protein sequence MKVETENSFTWRARLQRLRVPLGFATAVLFVLASQPSWRSLAWGAPLALLGAGLRAWASGHLRKNAELAVSGPYAHTRNPLYFGSFVMALGCAVSGGVWWLGLWLLVFFMLIYWPVMQAEAEHMTRLFGAAYTQWAAAVPLFVPRLTPYASEQRRTFDWQQYLHHREYRALFGVAVVLCLLALKLGLKLAWRG encoded by the coding sequence ATGAAAGTAGAAACAGAAAACAGTTTTACCTGGCGCGCGCGGCTGCAACGGTTGCGCGTGCCGTTGGGCTTTGCGACGGCGGTGCTGTTTGTATTGGCGTCGCAACCGTCGTGGCGTTCGTTGGCGTGGGGCGCGCCGCTGGCGTTGCTGGGCGCGGGGCTGCGCGCCTGGGCGTCAGGGCATTTGCGCAAGAATGCTGAACTAGCGGTGAGCGGGCCATACGCGCATACGCGCAATCCGCTCTATTTCGGCAGCTTCGTGATGGCGCTCGGTTGCGCGGTGAGCGGCGGCGTGTGGTGGCTGGGCTTGTGGCTGTTGGTGTTCTTTATGCTGATTTACTGGCCGGTGATGCAAGCCGAGGCCGAACACATGACACGGCTGTTTGGCGCGGCCTATACGCAATGGGCGGCGGCGGTGCCGTTGTTCGTGCCGCGCTTGACGCCGTATGCCAGCGAACAGCGGCGCACGTTTGATTGGCAGCAGTATCTGCATCATCGCGAATATCGCGCGCTGTTCGGCGTGGCCGTGGTGCTTTGCCTCCTGGCATTGAAGCTGGGGTTGAAACTGGCTTGGCGAGGTTGA
- a CDS encoding DUF3108 domain-containing protein yields MRRVVVTASLVWLLCSACYLAFVRAQAGPVVTGTAAARAKPTPTPTSALPLAQLQREFKSLPFKAGEKLVYEVKFTRFPIAAKVGEVTFEYVGEAEPPGLPATEEEFFKRLDFAFQPNPQERYFRLRASAVSKGILTALFGIDVLNRYETLVDRQDFSARLHWHEIKEGKKNQSQVALFEREPAAVNYQFTDLTKPQAEVKRKPLPRPEGMLDLISALYFVRLQKLKENELLRFPVSDDGVNYVFEIVVGKKEKLGTDCGKLNTIRIEPKLFGPGQLFSRQGEMTMWLTADKSHIPVKLVAKTSAGTASARLLNFKNNCSIVEPSKEELEPITK; encoded by the coding sequence ATGAGACGAGTTGTGGTGACCGCAAGTTTGGTTTGGCTGTTGTGTAGCGCGTGCTATCTGGCGTTTGTGCGCGCGCAAGCCGGCCCGGTCGTGACTGGTACCGCAGCGGCGCGAGCCAAACCCACGCCCACGCCGACATCCGCGTTGCCGCTGGCGCAGTTGCAGCGCGAGTTCAAATCCTTGCCGTTCAAAGCGGGCGAGAAGCTGGTTTACGAAGTCAAATTCACGCGCTTTCCCATTGCCGCCAAAGTCGGCGAGGTGACGTTTGAATACGTGGGCGAAGCCGAACCGCCGGGCCTCCCCGCCACCGAAGAGGAGTTTTTCAAGCGGCTCGATTTCGCCTTTCAACCCAACCCGCAAGAGCGTTATTTCCGGCTGCGGGCTAGCGCGGTTTCCAAGGGCATCCTGACCGCCCTTTTCGGCATTGATGTGCTGAACCGGTACGAAACGCTGGTTGACCGCCAGGATTTCAGCGCGCGCTTGCATTGGCACGAGATCAAGGAGGGGAAAAAAAATCAGTCGCAGGTGGCGCTGTTTGAACGCGAACCGGCTGCGGTGAATTACCAATTCACCGACCTGACCAAACCGCAAGCTGAAGTGAAGCGTAAGCCTTTGCCACGACCTGAAGGCATGCTTGATCTCATCTCTGCTTTGTATTTTGTGCGCTTGCAGAAACTGAAAGAAAACGAATTGCTGCGCTTCCCGGTCAGCGATGACGGCGTCAATTACGTATTCGAAATCGTGGTGGGCAAGAAAGAGAAACTCGGCACCGATTGCGGCAAGCTCAATACGATCCGCATCGAGCCGAAGCTGTTCGGCCCCGGCCAATTGTTCTCAAGGCAGGGCGAAATGACGATGTGGCTGACAGCGGACAAGAGCCACATCCCCGTCAAGCTCGTGGCCAAAACTTCGGCGGGTACGGCGAGCGCGCGGCTGCTCAATTTCAAAAACAACTGTTCGATTGTCGAACCGAGCAAGGAAGAGTTGGAGCCGATAACGAAATAA
- a CDS encoding glycosyltransferase family 9 protein, giving the protein MRILIVRLGAIGDVVHTLPALAALRRTWPQAYIAWAVERGGAAKLLADTPYLDDLIELDLRGWRKRLWHPATWRASYRAVQRLHESAFDVALDFQGLLKSAGIVKFSRALRRVGFATEALREKASAACYTEQVAVDDRGHIIEKNLQLAAHLGCEIAKPYVFPLALNEEDRQFAAQYAARGSFAILNPGGGWVTKLWSTAGFAEIADRLWQVHGLRSFVTYGPGEEALARAVVEQSRSGAAELLNTNLKEFVALALQAKLFVGGDTGPMHLAAAASAPIVALFGPTSARRNGPFAAEDVVVERFDLDCRTDCYRRQCSHISCMKLPVEMVWQGIEKRLRIADCGLRNKEMPVVSFK; this is encoded by the coding sequence ATGCGCATTTTGATTGTCAGACTTGGCGCCATCGGCGATGTCGTGCACACGCTGCCCGCGTTGGCGGCGCTGCGACGCACATGGCCGCAGGCCTATATCGCCTGGGCGGTCGAACGCGGCGGGGCGGCGAAGCTCTTGGCCGATACGCCGTATCTGGATGACTTGATCGAATTGGATCTGCGCGGCTGGCGCAAACGGCTCTGGCATCCCGCCACGTGGCGGGCGTCTTATCGAGCCGTGCAACGGCTGCACGAATCCGCCTTTGATGTGGCGTTGGATTTTCAAGGGCTGCTGAAATCGGCTGGCATCGTTAAATTTTCGCGCGCCCTGCGCCGCGTCGGTTTTGCGACCGAAGCCTTGCGTGAAAAGGCCAGCGCGGCGTGTTACACCGAACAGGTTGCCGTGGATGATCGCGGGCACATCATTGAAAAGAATCTGCAACTCGCCGCGCACCTCGGCTGCGAAATCGCCAAGCCTTATGTCTTCCCGCTTGCCTTGAATGAAGAAGACCGGCAGTTTGCCGCACAGTATGCGGCGCGCGGGTCGTTCGCCATTCTTAACCCCGGTGGCGGTTGGGTGACGAAGCTCTGGAGCACAGCAGGCTTTGCCGAAATTGCCGACCGTTTGTGGCAAGTTCACGGGCTGCGTTCGTTCGTGACTTACGGCCCGGGCGAAGAGGCACTGGCGCGCGCAGTGGTTGAGCAATCCCGCAGCGGCGCGGCGGAATTGCTGAATACCAATTTGAAAGAATTTGTCGCGCTGGCACTGCAAGCAAAACTTTTTGTCGGCGGCGATACCGGGCCGATGCATTTGGCGGCGGCGGCCAGCGCGCCGATTGTAGCGCTGTTCGGGCCGACTTCGGCGCGGCGCAACGGACCGTTCGCAGCGGAGGATGTCGTGGTCGAGCGCTTCGATTTGGATTGCCGCACCGATTGTTACCGCCGCCAATGCAGTCACATTTCGTGCATGAAGCTGCCGGTGGAAATGGTCTGGCAGGGCATTGAAAAACGCTTGCGGATTGCAGATTGCGGATTGCGGAATAAAGAAATGCCAGTGGTTTCGTTCAAGTGA
- the pnp gene encoding polyribonucleotide nucleotidyltransferase — protein MFLKQAINLGGHEITIETGRIAKQADGAVLISQGETVVLVTAVSARKAKEGQSWFPLTVDYREYGYAAGRIPGGYFKREGRPTEREILISRMTDRPVRPLFPEGYQNETQIISMVISADDQNDPDVLAITGASAALYLSDIPFHTPVAGVRVALVEGKYIVNPTYEENRGSLINLIVVGSEEAIVMVEAGAKEVSEEVMVEALMFGHNEIKKLCQLQRAMFETLGIKKRAYTTPAVNEELLGQIAAKYTDGLRDALDVTKHGKIESYAKIDELHAACEADFPEDQPALRKEAGKLFDRLKERIFRDDILNNRRRPDGRRFSEIRPISIEAGWIPRTHGSALFTRGETQAIVTTTLGTSQDVQYLDNIEFGEIKRRFILNYNFPPFSVGETGRTGSPGRREIGHGALAHRALSAVMPDETEWPYIVRVVSDITESNGSSSMATVCGGALAMMDAGVPLKAPVAGVAMGLVMEGMKYAVLSDIAGAEDHYGDMDFKVAGTRAGITALQMDIKITGLNPAILSEALEQARKGRFHILDKMDEVLPAARPEISKYAPRIITIMIPTDKIRDLIGPGGKIIRGIVEQTGAKIDVEDSGRVSIATSNGEAGARALQMVKDITAEAEPGQSYLGTVTRIVDFGAFIEIFPGTEGLLHVSEIAPYRVHDVRDELTEGQQILVKCLNVEGNKIRLSRKALLAGEGGEEGGGNSEDEVDDGGGYQQRERQERGGDRGGRGGGGGRPGGGGRPGGGGRPGGGGRGRR, from the coding sequence ATGTTTTTGAAGCAAGCGATCAATTTGGGCGGTCACGAAATCACCATCGAGACGGGCCGCATCGCCAAACAGGCCGATGGTGCCGTGCTCATCAGCCAAGGCGAAACCGTCGTGCTGGTCACCGCCGTTTCGGCCCGCAAGGCCAAAGAAGGCCAAAGCTGGTTCCCGCTGACCGTGGATTATCGCGAATACGGTTACGCCGCCGGGCGTATCCCGGGCGGCTATTTCAAACGCGAAGGCCGTCCGACCGAGCGCGAAATCCTGATCTCGCGCATGACTGACCGCCCGGTGCGCCCGCTCTTCCCAGAAGGTTACCAAAACGAAACCCAGATCATCTCGATGGTGATCTCGGCGGACGATCAAAACGATCCCGATGTCTTGGCGATCACCGGTGCGTCCGCCGCGCTCTATCTGTCGGACATTCCGTTTCACACGCCGGTCGCGGGCGTGCGTGTCGCGCTGGTCGAAGGCAAATACATCGTCAATCCGACCTACGAGGAAAATCGCGGCTCGTTAATCAACCTGATCGTCGTGGGCAGCGAAGAGGCCATCGTCATGGTCGAAGCCGGCGCCAAGGAAGTCAGCGAGGAAGTCATGGTCGAAGCCCTCATGTTCGGCCACAACGAAATCAAGAAGCTGTGTCAATTGCAACGCGCGATGTTTGAGACGCTCGGCATCAAGAAACGCGCATACACCACGCCTGCCGTCAACGAAGAGTTGCTAGGCCAGATTGCCGCCAAGTACACCGATGGGCTGCGCGACGCGCTGGACGTGACCAAGCACGGCAAGATCGAAAGCTACGCCAAGATTGACGAACTGCACGCCGCCTGCGAAGCCGACTTCCCCGAAGATCAACCGGCGCTGCGCAAGGAGGCGGGCAAGCTCTTCGACCGTTTGAAAGAGCGCATCTTCCGCGACGACATTTTGAATAATCGCCGCCGTCCCGATGGCCGCCGCTTTTCAGAGATTCGCCCGATCAGCATCGAGGCCGGTTGGATTCCGCGCACGCATGGTTCGGCGCTCTTCACGCGCGGCGAAACCCAGGCCATCGTCACCACGACGCTCGGCACTTCGCAGGACGTGCAGTACCTCGACAACATCGAGTTCGGCGAGATCAAGCGCCGCTTCATTTTGAACTACAACTTCCCGCCCTTCTCGGTTGGCGAAACGGGCCGCACCGGCAGCCCCGGCCGTCGCGAAATCGGCCACGGCGCGCTGGCGCATCGCGCGCTGAGCGCCGTGATGCCGGACGAGACCGAGTGGCCGTACATCGTGCGCGTCGTGTCGGACATTACCGAATCGAACGGCTCGTCTTCGATGGCGACGGTCTGCGGCGGCGCGCTGGCGATGATGGATGCGGGCGTCCCGCTCAAAGCGCCGGTCGCGGGTGTGGCGATGGGTCTGGTGATGGAAGGCATGAAGTACGCCGTGCTCTCTGACATCGCGGGCGCCGAAGATCATTACGGCGACATGGATTTCAAGGTCGCGGGCACGCGCGCCGGGATCACCGCCTTGCAGATGGACATCAAGATCACCGGCCTCAATCCGGCGATCCTTTCGGAAGCGCTGGAGCAGGCCAGGAAAGGCCGCTTCCACATCCTCGACAAGATGGATGAAGTGCTGCCCGCCGCGCGGCCCGAAATCAGCAAGTATGCGCCGCGCATCATCACGATCATGATTCCGACCGACAAGATTCGTGACCTGATCGGCCCCGGCGGCAAGATCATTCGCGGCATCGTCGAACAGACCGGCGCGAAGATTGACGTCGAAGACAGTGGCCGCGTCAGCATCGCCACTTCCAACGGCGAAGCGGGCGCGCGCGCCTTGCAAATGGTCAAGGACATCACCGCCGAAGCCGAACCGGGTCAGTCGTACCTGGGCACGGTCACGCGCATCGTGGATTTTGGCGCTTTCATCGAAATCTTCCCCGGCACCGAGGGCTTGTTGCACGTCAGTGAAATCGCGCCTTACCGCGTGCACGATGTGCGCGACGAACTGACCGAAGGCCAGCAAATCCTGGTCAAGTGTCTCAACGTCGAAGGCAACAAGATTCGCCTAAGCCGCAAGGCTCTGCTCGCTGGTGAAGGCGGCGAAGAAGGCGGTGGCAATAGCGAAGACGAGGTGGATGACGGCGGCGGTTATCAACAACGCGAACGTCAGGAGCGCGGCGGCGACCGTGGCGGACGCGGTGGCGGCGGTGGTCGTCCGGGTGGCGGCGGTCGTCCGGGTGGCGGCGGTCGTCCGGGTGGCGGTGGTCGTGGCCGTCGGTAA
- the rpsO gene encoding 30S ribosomal protein S15: protein MSLAKEVKVDIVTQYKTHESDTGSPEVQVALLTKRIVELQDHFRTHAKDHHSRRGLLKLVQQRRSLLDYLKRCDITRYHDLITRLGLRK, encoded by the coding sequence ATGTCGTTAGCAAAAGAAGTCAAGGTAGACATCGTCACGCAATACAAGACCCACGAGAGCGACACGGGTTCGCCTGAAGTGCAGGTCGCGCTGCTGACCAAGCGCATCGTTGAGTTGCAAGATCATTTCCGCACCCACGCCAAAGACCACCATTCACGCCGTGGCTTGTTGAAGCTGGTGCAACAGCGCCGCAGCTTGTTGGATTATCTGAAGCGGTGCGACATCACGCGTTACCACGATCTGATCACACGGCTTGGATTGCGCAAATAA
- the purL gene encoding phosphoribosylformylglycinamidine synthase subunit PurL codes for MPEFKVTPELLDQHNITPEEYDRIKQLMGREPSFTELGIFSVMWSEHCSYKSSRVHLKRLPVEGEALVQGPGENAGIVDIGDGWCAAFKIESHNHPSFIEPYQGAATGVGGILRDIFTMGARPVAALNSLRFGPIRDAEINESREQTSATSIARNRRIVAGVVKGIGDYGNAFGVPTIGGEVYFADCYSLNPLVNAFALGLVRREQIFYGKAEGVGNAVIYVGAKTGRDGIHGATMASAEFDESALEKRPTVQVGDPFAEKLLLEACLEAMRAGAIVGIQDMGAAGLTSSSCEMGARAGNGVELNLDHLPQREMNMTAYEMMLSESQERMLIVANRGHDNQVADIFRKWDLDVAIIGKVIAEPRLRIWHKGELVADIPNQALTDEAPRYQRPMAAPVSAPVADVTPQLVAHLKSQISNLKSEPAALTNILHRLLASPNLASKQWVYRQYDHMVRTNTVVLPGSDAAVIRVKETRRSLAMSLDGNGRYCQLNPREGAKLAVAEAARNVVCSGAKPIAITNCLNFASPQRPEVMWSFSETIDGIGEACRAFNIPVTGGNVSFYNETEGRGIYPTPVIGMLGVIEEAKHATTQWFKAAGDVILLLGETGNDLGASETLAVLTGEAVGAVPQLDLALETAVQQVCLQAIQTGLVASAHDCSDGGLAVALAESCFSHYRATALGAQLDLSEHFQASGLQSLPASLAQKLALLFAESPARIVLSVRAENVAAVQERATQAKVPCAVIGQVGGERLNIVCAGETLIDAAVAELETAWNEALPQSLDRPLQAAA; via the coding sequence ATGCCTGAATTCAAAGTCACACCGGAACTCCTCGATCAGCACAACATCACACCTGAAGAGTACGACCGTATCAAACAACTGATGGGCCGCGAGCCTTCCTTCACCGAACTAGGCATCTTCTCAGTGATGTGGTCGGAGCATTGCTCGTACAAATCCTCGCGCGTGCATTTGAAACGCCTGCCGGTCGAAGGCGAAGCCCTCGTGCAAGGCCCCGGCGAAAACGCGGGCATCGTGGACATCGGCGATGGCTGGTGCGCCGCCTTCAAGATCGAATCGCACAATCACCCTTCCTTCATCGAGCCGTACCAAGGCGCGGCCACGGGCGTCGGCGGTATCCTGCGCGACATTTTCACGATGGGCGCGCGGCCTGTCGCGGCGCTCAACAGTTTGCGCTTCGGCCCGATCCGCGATGCCGAAATTAATGAATCGCGCGAACAGACTTCGGCAACGAGCATCGCGCGCAATCGCCGCATCGTGGCAGGCGTCGTCAAAGGCATCGGCGATTACGGCAATGCCTTTGGCGTGCCGACCATCGGCGGCGAAGTCTATTTTGCCGACTGCTATTCGCTCAATCCGCTGGTCAACGCCTTTGCGCTCGGCCTGGTGCGCCGCGAGCAAATCTTTTACGGCAAGGCCGAAGGCGTCGGCAACGCGGTCATTTATGTCGGCGCGAAGACGGGCCGCGACGGCATTCACGGCGCCACGATGGCCTCGGCGGAATTTGACGAGAGCGCGCTGGAAAAACGTCCCACCGTGCAAGTCGGCGACCCCTTTGCCGAAAAGCTGTTGCTGGAAGCCTGTCTGGAAGCGATGCGTGCCGGGGCCATCGTTGGCATTCAGGACATGGGGGCTGCCGGGCTGACTTCGTCCTCGTGCGAAATGGGCGCGCGCGCGGGCAATGGCGTCGAGTTGAATCTCGACCATCTGCCACAGCGCGAAATGAACATGACGGCTTATGAAATGATGCTGTCCGAATCGCAGGAACGCATGCTCATCGTGGCCAATCGCGGTCACGATAACCAGGTGGCGGACATCTTTCGTAAATGGGATCTGGACGTAGCCATCATTGGCAAAGTGATCGCCGAGCCGCGCCTGCGCATCTGGCACAAAGGCGAACTGGTCGCCGACATTCCCAACCAAGCCCTGACTGACGAAGCGCCGCGTTACCAACGCCCAATGGCTGCGCCGGTTTCTGCGCCGGTTGCCGATGTCACGCCGCAACTGGTCGCCCATCTCAAATCTCAAATCTCGAATCTCAAGTCCGAACCGGCTGCCTTGACTAACATCTTGCACCGCCTGCTCGCGTCGCCCAACCTTGCGTCAAAACAATGGGTCTACCGCCAATACGATCACATGGTGCGCACCAACACGGTGGTGCTGCCGGGTTCCGACGCGGCGGTGATTCGCGTCAAAGAAACGCGCCGCAGCCTGGCGATGTCGCTGGATGGCAATGGGCGTTATTGCCAGTTGAATCCACGCGAAGGCGCGAAACTGGCCGTGGCCGAAGCCGCGCGCAACGTTGTGTGCAGCGGCGCAAAACCAATCGCCATCACCAACTGCCTGAATTTCGCCAGCCCGCAACGCCCCGAAGTGATGTGGTCATTCAGCGAAACGATTGACGGCATCGGCGAAGCCTGTCGCGCGTTCAACATCCCCGTGACCGGCGGCAACGTCAGTTTTTATAACGAAACCGAAGGGCGCGGCATCTATCCCACACCCGTCATCGGCATGCTCGGCGTCATCGAAGAAGCCAAACACGCCACCACGCAATGGTTCAAAGCGGCGGGCGATGTGATCCTGCTGCTCGGCGAAACCGGCAACGACCTGGGCGCCAGCGAAACTCTCGCCGTTCTAACCGGCGAAGCGGTTGGCGCTGTCCCGCAACTTGATCTGGCGCTGGAAACCGCCGTCCAACAAGTCTGTTTGCAAGCCATTCAAACCGGATTGGTCGCCTCGGCGCACGATTGCTCGGATGGCGGGTTGGCTGTGGCGCTGGCTGAAAGCTGTTTCTCGCATTACCGCGCCACCGCGCTCGGCGCACAGCTTGATCTGAGCGAACATTTTCAAGCGAGCGGGTTGCAAAGCCTGCCCGCCAGCCTTGCTCAAAAGCTGGCGCTGCTGTTCGCCGAATCGCCCGCGCGAATTGTGTTGAGCGTGAGGGCAGAGAATGTGGCCGCAGTGCAGGAACGCGCAACGCAAGCAAAAGTGCCCTGCGCCGTTATTGGGCAAGTCGGCGGTGAACGCCTGAACATCGTTTGTGCGGGTGAAACGCTGATAGACGCAGCGGTGGCTGAACTAGAAACGGCCTGGAATGAGGCGTTGCCGCAAAGCTTGGATCGTCCGTTGCAGGCGGCGGCTTGA
- a CDS encoding HAD family hydrolase — protein sequence MKDAKTQLEPRRAIFLDRDGTLNEEMGYLRSLADLRFCAGAVEAVRLINEADWLALVLTNQSGVARGLFPESFIGEAHAEMQRRLQPAGARLDAFYVCPHLPFEHVEVSEALRQYRIECDCRKPKPGLIKQAAADFGIDVARSFVIGDRYRDVEMGHSAGAQGVLVLTGYGREEYAQRAQWPRQPEFVAANLLEAVQFILSTASACLESAIRNPQSAIESSAIEPCAF from the coding sequence ATGAAAGACGCTAAAACCCAACTTGAACCGCGCCGCGCGATCTTCCTGGATCGTGATGGCACGCTGAATGAAGAGATGGGTTATCTGCGCTCACTGGCCGATTTGCGCTTCTGTGCGGGCGCGGTCGAAGCCGTGCGCTTGATCAATGAAGCTGATTGGTTGGCGCTGGTGCTGACCAATCAATCGGGCGTGGCGCGCGGTCTCTTCCCCGAATCGTTTATCGGCGAGGCGCACGCCGAAATGCAGCGCCGCTTGCAACCGGCTGGCGCGCGTCTGGATGCTTTTTATGTTTGCCCACATCTGCCGTTTGAGCATGTCGAAGTAAGTGAAGCCTTGCGGCAATATCGCATCGAGTGCGATTGCCGGAAGCCCAAACCGGGATTGATCAAGCAGGCAGCCGCAGATTTTGGGATTGATGTCGCGCGCAGCTTCGTCATTGGCGACCGGTACCGCGATGTGGAAATGGGGCACAGCGCGGGCGCGCAAGGCGTGCTCGTGCTGACAGGCTATGGCCGTGAAGAGTATGCGCAGCGCGCGCAATGGCCGCGCCAGCCGGAATTCGTCGCCGCAAATCTGCTCGAAGCCGTGCAGTTCATTTTGAGTACAGCGAGCGCTTGCCTTGAATCCGCGATCCGCAATCCGCAATCCGCAATCGAATCATCCGCTATCGAACCATGCGCATTTTGA